The following proteins are co-located in the Fluviicola sp. genome:
- a CDS encoding TonB-dependent receptor, which yields MKIYLLGVFIYCSFLAYSQNCAYTYSIAGQVRDMHTDQVIPDARVSIATQTVQTDSLGFFRFDNLCPGKLTLRCVPHFGCEPADSVIFIPYNDFITFKVETHQMELDELLIEAYRFPRESQEKMTLKTNDISQIKGNTLGEQLIRFPGVTSLSTGSSIVKPVINGMHSNRLVVVNNGIRQEGQQWGSEHAPEIDPNLAGNLTVIQGASGLQYGTDAIGGVILVSPDELRYHKNTAGWVKLNGNSNGRGGGISGLVAGSFTKSGKWAYRVHGTGRISGTQKAPDYWIKNTASNEYSYSAAIGYQGAKFEMDAFYTKYSTNLGIFTGSHIGNLSDLKAAFEASVPKDSGYFTYQLENPKQLVQHDLSKVHLAYNWNKNIRTSLVYGYQFNLRQEYDLHKAYNDSIAALNLPAFELNLWTNSLDLKTEIKHSARFKSVFGLSGLEQSNAYSGRFFIPNFKKLQFGGYYLGTYENEFWLIDFGARYDYSKLQVFVYDEDVLTKPVKTFQNPSASAGVSRLLGHHWIVRLNLGTAWRPPSINELYSNGLHHGAASIEIGDAQLKKETVYNSQLGVQYKSHIAKVDLSVFYNYFDGYINLQPSLPPMLTIIGAFPVFHYVQSNVQITGLNGRLEIPIGKYISYQFQGNLLLGTDLRTDQYLYGMPSNRITQRLRFSTVRPGTSMNYFFEVELLDVFRQKRYVANSDYVAPPKGYDLLSAQAGIIKKMNNGESFQVVLGCSNLTNLSYRDYMNRFRYFTDELGRNWTIKVLVPFAMNKKTNKQSAKAE from the coding sequence ATGAAAATATATTTATTGGGAGTATTTATTTACTGCTCCTTTTTGGCATATTCACAAAATTGTGCGTATACCTATTCGATAGCCGGTCAGGTGCGTGATATGCATACCGACCAGGTTATTCCGGATGCGCGGGTTTCTATCGCTACGCAAACCGTTCAGACGGATTCACTGGGTTTTTTCCGCTTTGACAACTTATGTCCTGGAAAACTGACCCTGCGCTGTGTTCCTCATTTTGGCTGTGAACCGGCAGATTCGGTTATATTCATTCCTTACAATGATTTCATCACATTTAAGGTGGAAACCCACCAGATGGAACTGGATGAATTATTGATCGAAGCTTACCGTTTTCCGAGAGAATCCCAGGAAAAAATGACCTTGAAAACCAATGATATTTCCCAAATTAAAGGAAATACCCTGGGGGAGCAACTGATCCGTTTTCCGGGAGTAACGAGCCTGAGTACCGGATCTTCGATTGTGAAGCCGGTTATCAACGGAATGCACAGTAACCGCCTGGTGGTTGTCAATAACGGAATTCGCCAGGAAGGGCAGCAGTGGGGAAGTGAACATGCTCCTGAAATCGATCCGAATCTTGCGGGAAACTTAACCGTAATCCAGGGAGCATCCGGTTTGCAGTACGGGACAGATGCAATAGGAGGAGTAATCCTTGTTTCACCGGATGAGCTGCGCTATCACAAAAATACTGCGGGCTGGGTAAAGCTGAATGGAAACAGCAATGGCCGGGGAGGCGGAATCTCCGGGTTGGTAGCCGGTTCGTTTACAAAATCCGGGAAATGGGCGTATCGTGTTCATGGAACAGGAAGGATTTCGGGCACTCAGAAAGCGCCTGATTACTGGATCAAAAACACGGCTTCCAATGAATACAGTTACAGTGCAGCGATCGGTTACCAGGGAGCAAAGTTTGAAATGGACGCATTTTATACGAAGTATTCCACCAACCTGGGAATTTTCACCGGATCTCATATCGGGAATTTGTCCGATCTAAAAGCGGCTTTCGAAGCTTCGGTTCCGAAAGATTCCGGGTATTTTACCTATCAGCTGGAAAACCCGAAGCAATTGGTGCAGCACGATTTGAGTAAAGTCCATCTGGCTTACAATTGGAACAAGAACATCCGGACAAGTCTCGTTTACGGATATCAATTCAATTTAAGACAGGAATACGATTTACACAAAGCTTACAATGACAGCATTGCCGCTTTGAATTTACCGGCGTTTGAATTGAATCTCTGGACAAATTCCCTGGACCTGAAAACAGAGATCAAACATTCTGCCCGGTTTAAAAGTGTTTTTGGCCTTTCGGGCCTGGAGCAAAGCAATGCGTATTCCGGCAGGTTTTTCATCCCGAACTTTAAGAAATTGCAGTTCGGAGGGTATTATTTGGGAACTTACGAAAATGAGTTCTGGCTCATTGACTTCGGCGCACGTTACGATTATTCGAAATTGCAGGTGTTTGTCTACGACGAAGATGTACTCACAAAACCGGTTAAAACTTTTCAAAACCCGAGTGCTTCTGCAGGAGTTTCACGGCTTTTGGGACATCACTGGATTGTGCGTTTAAACCTGGGAACAGCCTGGCGCCCACCTTCCATCAATGAATTGTACAGCAACGGATTGCATCACGGTGCTGCATCTATTGAAATTGGTGACGCGCAGCTGAAAAAGGAAACCGTCTACAATTCCCAGCTGGGAGTACAGTACAAATCACACATTGCAAAAGTCGATTTATCGGTATTTTACAACTATTTCGACGGCTACATCAATCTTCAACCGTCACTTCCGCCCATGCTGACAATTATCGGTGCCTTCCCGGTGTTTCATTACGTACAGTCGAATGTGCAGATTACCGGTTTAAACGGAAGGCTGGAAATTCCGATCGGGAAATACATTTCGTACCAGTTCCAGGGAAATTTATTACTGGGAACGGATTTGAGAACCGATCAGTATTTGTATGGGATGCCTTCAAACCGGATCACGCAGCGTTTGCGTTTTTCTACCGTAAGACCAGGAACAAGCATGAACTATTTTTTCGAAGTGGAATTACTGGATGTATTCAGGCAAAAACGGTACGTGGCAAATTCGGATTATGTGGCGCCGCCGAAAGGATATGATTTGCTGAGTGCACAAGCAGGGATTATCAAAAAGATGAATAACGGTGAGAGTTTCCAGGTTGTTTTGGGATGCTCGAACCTGACTAATTTAAGTTACCGGGATTACATGAACCGTTTCAGGTATTTCACGGATGAATTGGGAAGAAACTGGACCATTAAAGTATTGGTTCCATTTGCAATGAACAAAAAAACAAACAAGCAATCAGCCAAGGCTGAATAG
- a CDS encoding hydroxymethylglutaryl-CoA lyase, which translates to MDNRVFITECPRDAMQGIKDWIDTADKINYLNHLLKCGFDTLDFGSFVSPRAIPQMQDTPKVLEGLDESETKLLAVIPNERGAEDAARFERIHFLAYPFSISETFQLRNTNATIEESLRRVEAIANICHKEDKELMLYLSMGFGNPYGDAWSPDLIVTWAERLTQLFEVSRLSLADTIGVATPELVKQVFSTVSTEYSNIQISAHLHTLKENAVQLTQAAYEAGCRYFEGAVRGYGGCPMAKDELTGNMPTESMLDWFKEQGIDTGIDPVKFSEAFVTSAKIFH; encoded by the coding sequence ATGGATAATCGCGTCTTCATTACTGAGTGTCCGAGAGATGCTATGCAGGGAATCAAAGATTGGATTGATACTGCAGATAAGATTAATTATTTGAACCATTTGTTGAAATGTGGTTTTGACACCCTGGATTTCGGAAGTTTCGTTTCTCCCAGGGCAATCCCTCAAATGCAGGACACGCCAAAGGTATTGGAAGGACTGGACGAGAGCGAAACCAAATTACTGGCCGTTATTCCGAATGAAAGAGGAGCCGAAGATGCCGCCAGATTTGAGCGGATCCATTTTTTAGCCTATCCTTTCAGTATTTCGGAAACATTCCAGCTGAGAAATACGAATGCTACGATCGAAGAATCTTTGAGAAGGGTAGAAGCAATCGCTAATATCTGTCACAAAGAAGACAAAGAACTGATGCTCTACCTTTCAATGGGTTTTGGAAATCCATATGGAGATGCATGGTCTCCGGATTTGATCGTCACATGGGCGGAACGATTGACGCAATTGTTTGAAGTTTCCCGTCTTTCTTTGGCAGACACCATCGGGGTGGCGACTCCTGAACTGGTAAAACAGGTATTTTCAACGGTTTCAACAGAGTATTCAAACATTCAAATCTCAGCGCATTTGCATACGTTGAAGGAAAATGCGGTTCAGTTAACACAAGCAGCTTATGAAGCCGGTTGCCGGTATTTTGAAGGAGCAGTGAGAGGTTACGGTGGTTGCCCGATGGCAAAAGATGAACTGACCGGAAACATGCCTACGGAAAGCATGCTTGACTGGTTCAAAGAGCAGGGAATTGATACCGGAATAGATCCCGTCAAGTTTTCGGAAGCATTTGTAACTTCTGCTAAAATCTTTCATTAA
- a CDS encoding quinone-dependent dihydroorotate dehydrogenase yields MYPILRWFLFKFDPEKVHYFTFRLLGFWLKVPFVKPIWKSIYCIKNPLLETTVAGITFPNPVGLAAGFDKNALRINELAACGFGFVEIGTVTPVGQEGNPKPRLFRLLEDEAIINRMGFNNDGAEVIVERLKKLNPECIIGGNIGKNKVTPNEEATSDYLKCYHALEQYVDYFVVNVSSPNTPNLRELQDKEPLTRLLQTLMDERANIKSSKPIFLKIAPDLTDSQLDDIVNIVSETKIAGVIATNTTIERGNLVTSSSIIESTGAGGVSGRPLTKRATEVISYLFQKSNGAFPIIGVGGIYSAEDAIEKLTAGASLVQIYSGFIYKGPALVKRINKAVLKERKKIAHG; encoded by the coding sequence ATGTACCCTATACTTAGATGGTTTCTCTTTAAGTTTGACCCCGAAAAAGTTCATTATTTTACCTTCAGACTACTTGGCTTCTGGCTCAAAGTACCTTTCGTAAAACCCATCTGGAAATCTATTTATTGCATTAAAAATCCATTGCTCGAAACAACGGTTGCCGGAATTACCTTCCCGAATCCGGTTGGATTGGCGGCAGGATTTGACAAGAATGCGCTGAGAATAAATGAATTGGCAGCCTGTGGTTTTGGATTTGTGGAAATCGGAACGGTAACTCCTGTTGGTCAGGAAGGAAATCCGAAGCCCCGCTTGTTCCGCTTATTGGAAGATGAGGCGATTATTAACCGCATGGGATTCAACAATGACGGTGCCGAAGTGATCGTTGAACGCTTGAAGAAATTAAACCCGGAATGCATTATCGGTGGAAACATCGGGAAGAACAAAGTAACGCCGAATGAAGAGGCCACTTCCGACTATTTGAAGTGTTATCACGCCCTGGAACAGTACGTGGATTATTTTGTAGTCAACGTTTCTTCGCCCAATACACCAAACCTGCGGGAGTTGCAGGATAAAGAGCCTTTGACCCGGTTACTTCAGACTTTAATGGACGAGCGCGCCAATATTAAATCTTCAAAACCAATCTTTTTAAAGATCGCTCCGGACCTGACTGATTCCCAATTAGATGACATTGTTAACATTGTTAGCGAAACAAAAATTGCGGGAGTTATTGCTACAAACACAACCATTGAACGAGGAAATTTAGTAACTTCAAGCAGCATAATCGAATCTACTGGTGCAGGAGGAGTTTCCGGAAGGCCTTTAACAAAACGTGCAACTGAAGTAATCAGTTACTTGTTTCAAAAGTCCAATGGAGCATTCCCGATCATTGGTGTCGGGGGAATTTATTCTGCAGAAGACGCTATTGAGAAACTAACTGCCGGTGCCAGTTTGGTTCAGATTTATTCCGGATTTATTTACAAAGGACCTGCTTTGGTAAAGCGAATAAATAAAGCGGTTCTAAAAGAAAGAAAGAAAATTGCACATGGATAA
- a CDS encoding sigma-70 family RNA polymerase sigma factor, whose translation MAINVYFHQSPELLQEEQVWVMQAKEDPARFEPLYRKYYDAILRYLKQRMEDPEQAHDVASQVFIKAIKNLSKYEDRGVPFGSWLYRIAKSELYQSYREMQSNRTVSMEHVQIPIFDTLFFDNQEFEHNQSLLLSAMQKLKEEQLKLIEMRFFEQLSFKEIGESIGITENNAKVKTFRALEKLREHFLGRYAA comes from the coding sequence ATGGCAATTAATGTCTATTTCCACCAGTCACCGGAACTTCTCCAGGAGGAGCAAGTATGGGTGATGCAGGCAAAGGAGGATCCGGCAAGATTCGAACCTTTGTACCGCAAGTATTATGATGCGATACTTCGCTATTTGAAACAACGCATGGAAGACCCGGAGCAAGCCCACGATGTCGCTTCGCAGGTCTTTATCAAGGCGATTAAAAATTTATCGAAGTATGAAGACCGAGGAGTACCTTTCGGTTCCTGGCTTTACAGAATAGCCAAAAGCGAATTGTACCAATCCTATCGAGAAATGCAATCTAACAGAACCGTTTCTATGGAACATGTTCAGATTCCAATTTTCGACACATTATTTTTTGATAATCAAGAATTTGAGCACAATCAATCATTGCTTTTATCGGCAATGCAAAAATTAAAAGAAGAACAATTGAAGTTGATTGAAATGCGCTTTTTTGAACAATTAAGTTTCAAAGAAATCGGCGAATCAATCGGTATCACGGAAAACAATGCGAAAGTGAAAACTTTCCGTGCATTGGAGAAGTTAAGAGAACACTTCTTAGGCAGATACGCAGCTTAA
- a CDS encoding cytochrome c peroxidase has translation MKFNKNFFFSGLLVVSLGWKCSGPAEKPIVSRIPFPEENPVTAEKIAFGKRLFFDKRLSKNNEMSCSTCHRPEKAFTDGLSKSRGTNGSLAMRNASSLFNVAYSKSYMYDGEVKTLEQQALVPIQDHLEMGSSMKEVIRKLSKDPQYNQLAKQIFKRKLDAYVITRALSTYERTLISRNSRFDRYRKGEKHALNANETAGWKLFSEKLYCIQCHSGPDFTNYKVLCNGLYTDYGTDQGRYRINGLEEEKGAFKVPGLRNVSLTAPYMHDGSIPTLREVIVHYSRGGVAHPNKSALVKPFHLTDLEINQLESFLKTLIDTSAVK, from the coding sequence ATGAAATTCAATAAGAACTTCTTTTTTTCAGGGCTTCTGGTAGTATCTCTCGGTTGGAAATGTTCCGGTCCGGCGGAAAAACCGATTGTATCCCGAATACCTTTTCCGGAAGAAAATCCCGTTACGGCTGAGAAAATTGCCTTCGGAAAAAGACTGTTCTTCGATAAACGGTTGTCTAAGAATAACGAAATGTCGTGCTCAACATGCCACCGGCCTGAAAAAGCGTTTACGGATGGTTTGTCTAAAAGTCGTGGCACAAACGGGTCGCTTGCCATGCGGAATGCATCGAGTTTGTTCAATGTGGCTTATTCCAAAAGTTACATGTACGACGGCGAAGTAAAAACACTGGAGCAGCAAGCACTTGTTCCGATCCAGGATCACCTGGAAATGGGCAGTTCGATGAAAGAAGTGATCCGAAAACTTTCAAAAGACCCGCAATACAACCAATTGGCAAAGCAGATTTTCAAGCGGAAACTGGATGCGTATGTCATAACGCGGGCACTGAGTACTTACGAACGAACACTGATCAGCCGGAACAGCCGATTTGACCGGTACAGAAAAGGGGAGAAGCACGCCTTGAATGCGAATGAAACCGCAGGATGGAAATTGTTCTCTGAAAAACTGTATTGCATCCAATGCCATTCCGGCCCGGATTTCACCAATTATAAAGTGCTTTGTAACGGACTTTATACCGATTACGGAACGGACCAGGGAAGATACCGCATCAACGGTTTGGAAGAAGAAAAGGGAGCGTTTAAAGTTCCGGGCCTTCGGAATGTGTCTTTGACAGCTCCTTACATGCATGATGGCAGTATTCCTACGCTTAGAGAAGTCATTGTGCATTATTCCAGAGGAGGAGTTGCTCATCCGAACAAATCCGCCCTTGTCAAACCTTTTCATTTGACTGATTTGGAAATCAATCAGTTGGAATCTTTTTTAAAGACATTAATTGACACATCAGCAGTGAAATAA
- a CDS encoding methyltransferase domain-containing protein, with product MKKAYKFLLNKLPRPLLIRLSYVFKLFAPLIYKGNKVECPVCDRKFRKFLSYGSNVSHRENVLCPYDLTLERHRLMWLYLKRESNFFTADNLKVLHIAPEQCFHKKFKTQKNLDYLTGDLVSPIADMHFDLHQIPLEDNRFDVVFCNHVMEHVDDALKCMKELYRVMAPGAWGIMQVPQDITRAETYEDWTITSPEEREKHFWQKDHVRLFGMDYPQWLEKAGFEVEIAFANNPISAEEIERFRLMKDEILYIVRKK from the coding sequence ATGAAAAAAGCATATAAATTTCTTCTGAATAAATTACCAAGGCCGCTTTTAATCCGTTTAAGCTACGTTTTTAAACTCTTCGCACCTTTAATTTATAAGGGAAATAAGGTGGAATGTCCAGTATGTGATCGAAAATTCAGAAAGTTTCTGTCCTACGGGTCGAATGTGTCACATCGCGAAAATGTCCTTTGTCCGTATGACCTGACATTGGAAAGACACCGCCTGATGTGGCTTTATTTAAAGAGAGAGAGCAACTTTTTTACAGCCGATAACTTAAAAGTACTTCACATTGCACCGGAACAATGTTTTCATAAGAAATTCAAAACACAGAAAAACCTGGATTATTTAACCGGCGACCTGGTTTCACCGATTGCGGATATGCATTTTGATTTGCACCAAATTCCTTTGGAAGACAATCGTTTTGACGTAGTTTTTTGCAATCACGTGATGGAACACGTAGACGATGCATTAAAGTGTATGAAAGAATTATACCGCGTAATGGCACCCGGAGCATGGGGAATTATGCAGGTTCCGCAGGACATCACACGTGCTGAAACTTACGAAGACTGGACAATTACTTCTCCGGAAGAACGTGAAAAGCATTTCTGGCAGAAAGACCATGTGCGTTTATTTGGAATGGATTATCCGCAATGGTTGGAGAAAGCAGGTTTTGAAGTGGAGATCGCTTTTGCAAATAATCCCATTTCGGCTGAAGAGATTGAGCGTTTTCGATTGATGAAAGACGAAATACTTTACATCGTCAGAAAAAAATAG
- a CDS encoding S9 family peptidase, producing the protein MKNFFRLLSLFSFTPFIVNSQTQLLPPVAKEIPKELVKHNHVRIDPYFWMNERDSKPVLDYITEENAYSKAFFDQKQNLVNTFLHEFDNRINPEETSAPFEIQGKTFQWRQIKDEDYRQLILIEGKKESIYFDENALAKGNDYYSLGDFSISPNNELVAFSQDKIGRRNYAISFRENKSGKILKEQIPGTDGSVLWANDNKTIFYVKKDPTTLREFQVYKHVLGTSSSKDELVFEEKDERFYVYITKTLDKKFILIHVVSSTSSETWMIDSDNPAQKASCFLKREKDHLYEINHHENGFYIVTNQNSPNRKLVFSKTIPASIESCEVLIAHKNDVYIEEVEVYKNFLTVQSRKMGRTEISVGSLRATGFSVISMPEEVYELNFSFNENYESKVVNYHYTSLTTPGSIYKYDVESKKSELFFQKTLIDKTFSPENYVSARIWATANDGQKIPISVVYKKGIDLKKAPLLLYGYGSYGVTIPAAFSATRLSLLDRGFVYAIAHIRGGKFLGENWYQTGKLNHKRNTFTDFINAAEWMALKGYCDPNSIYAQGGSAGGLLMGAVTNMAPYLFKGVIAQVPFVDVMSTMLDESIPLTVGEYEEWGNPNEEDAYWYMLSYSPYDHVRKMDYPAMLITTGYHDSQVQYWEPLKWVAKLRKHNTGTDPILFDCTMSAGHGGGSGRSTERLEVAKEFAFICAIQGINE; encoded by the coding sequence ATGAAGAATTTTTTCCGATTACTCTCATTGTTCTCATTTACTCCATTTATCGTGAATTCACAAACTCAGTTACTTCCCCCGGTTGCAAAAGAAATTCCCAAAGAATTGGTTAAGCACAATCATGTTCGTATTGATCCGTATTTTTGGATGAATGAGCGCGATTCGAAACCGGTACTGGATTATATTACTGAGGAAAACGCTTATTCGAAAGCTTTCTTTGATCAAAAGCAAAACCTGGTAAATACCTTTCTGCACGAATTTGATAACCGCATCAACCCCGAAGAAACAAGCGCTCCGTTTGAGATCCAGGGAAAAACCTTTCAATGGCGTCAAATCAAGGATGAAGATTACAGGCAGCTTATTTTGATCGAAGGGAAAAAGGAAAGCATTTATTTCGATGAAAACGCACTGGCGAAAGGAAATGACTATTATTCCCTGGGAGATTTCTCCATTTCTCCGAACAATGAATTGGTGGCTTTTTCACAGGATAAAATCGGGCGCCGCAATTACGCCATTTCGTTCCGGGAGAATAAAAGCGGGAAAATCCTGAAGGAACAAATTCCGGGAACAGACGGAAGTGTTTTGTGGGCAAACGACAACAAGACCATCTTCTACGTGAAGAAAGATCCGACTACGCTGCGTGAATTCCAGGTTTACAAACACGTTTTGGGAACCAGCAGTTCGAAAGACGAATTGGTTTTCGAAGAGAAAGACGAACGTTTTTACGTTTACATTACCAAAACCCTGGATAAAAAATTCATCCTGATCCATGTGGTAAGCAGCACCAGTTCCGAAACCTGGATGATTGATTCGGATAATCCTGCTCAAAAAGCAAGTTGTTTCCTGAAACGGGAAAAAGATCATTTATACGAGATCAATCACCATGAAAATGGTTTTTACATCGTGACCAATCAGAACAGTCCGAACAGGAAGCTCGTTTTTTCCAAAACCATTCCCGCTTCCATAGAAAGCTGTGAAGTATTGATTGCACACAAAAACGACGTTTACATCGAGGAAGTAGAAGTTTACAAAAATTTCCTCACGGTTCAGTCGCGCAAAATGGGAAGAACAGAAATTTCCGTGGGAAGTTTGAGAGCAACCGGTTTCTCTGTGATCTCTATGCCGGAAGAAGTCTACGAATTGAATTTCAGCTTCAACGAAAACTACGAATCCAAAGTGGTGAACTACCACTATACTTCCTTAACAACTCCGGGTTCGATCTACAAATACGACGTGGAAAGCAAGAAATCCGAACTTTTCTTCCAGAAAACCCTGATCGACAAAACTTTCAGTCCTGAAAACTATGTTTCCGCAAGAATTTGGGCTACAGCCAACGACGGCCAGAAAATCCCGATCTCTGTTGTCTATAAAAAAGGGATTGATCTGAAGAAAGCTCCGCTCCTGCTTTACGGTTACGGAAGTTACGGGGTAACGATTCCCGCAGCATTTTCGGCCACCCGGTTGAGTTTGCTCGACAGAGGTTTTGTGTATGCAATTGCTCACATCCGCGGAGGAAAGTTCCTGGGTGAAAACTGGTACCAAACCGGGAAGTTGAACCACAAGCGAAATACCTTCACGGATTTCATCAATGCCGCCGAATGGATGGCTCTGAAAGGGTATTGCGATCCGAATTCCATCTATGCACAAGGCGGAAGTGCCGGTGGTTTATTGATGGGTGCTGTAACGAATATGGCTCCTTATCTTTTTAAAGGAGTGATTGCGCAAGTTCCTTTTGTGGACGTGATGTCGACCATGCTTGATGAGAGTATTCCTTTGACTGTAGGTGAATACGAAGAATGGGGTAATCCGAATGAAGAAGATGCTTATTGGTATATGCTGAGTTATTCTCCTTACGACCACGTGCGGAAAATGGATTACCCGGCAATGCTGATAACAACAGGTTATCACGACTCACAGGTTCAGTATTGGGAACCGCTGAAATGGGTGGCAAAACTGAGAAAACACAACACCGGAACTGATCCGATCCTGTTTGATTGTACCATGAGTGCCGGGCATGGCGGAGGTTCGGGAAGATCTACCGAACGACTGGAAGTGGCCAAAGAATTTGCGTTTATATGTGCTATACAAGGAATAAATGAATAA
- a CDS encoding DUF4421 family protein, which yields MNKILFLISFLSVFALSAQSQEVDSLLPYQKYKNRLVLYSDFGWSTAPMSISYPFPHGIKHVKFRNNFNPVLGFGFSYKWMSLRFGITLPNSVRSKNKFGKTKYYDLGFDFSFKNMYFDVDWHLYQGYALKNADRWNDTIGKDEPNLIREDINASSVSINAWQFFKNDFKMSAFRGKTASYHRDVRTFYLKYTTNYHGISSAQPILPVELQDSTESKTSSSVIAAFDVGVVPGYAYVRRWRMFQFGIMGGVGLVLQSKIYTFDETTRSFLGLAPRVDIKIIGGINKPKYFIMFVSDFDNKSISFNDFRYKQTYYFLKLVGGVRLNVSKKKEAREAAEKRAKETTK from the coding sequence ATGAATAAAATCTTATTTCTCATATCGTTTTTAAGTGTCTTTGCCCTGAGCGCTCAAAGCCAGGAAGTTGACAGCTTATTGCCTTATCAGAAATATAAAAACAGGCTTGTTCTGTACTCGGATTTTGGATGGAGCACCGCCCCGATGTCCATTTCCTATCCTTTTCCGCATGGAATCAAACACGTTAAATTCCGGAATAACTTCAACCCCGTTCTGGGATTTGGTTTTTCCTACAAATGGATGTCATTGCGTTTCGGGATCACGCTTCCGAATTCTGTCCGTTCGAAGAATAAATTCGGGAAGACCAAGTATTACGATTTGGGTTTCGACTTCAGTTTCAAGAACATGTATTTTGACGTTGACTGGCATTTGTACCAGGGATATGCTTTAAAGAATGCCGATCGCTGGAATGATACGATCGGAAAAGACGAGCCGAACCTGATACGTGAAGATATCAACGCCTCCAGTGTTTCGATCAATGCCTGGCAGTTCTTTAAGAATGATTTCAAAATGTCGGCTTTCAGGGGAAAAACCGCTTCCTATCACCGCGATGTGCGGACGTTTTATTTGAAGTACACCACGAACTATCACGGAATTTCCTCCGCCCAGCCGATTTTACCGGTTGAATTGCAGGATTCTACCGAAAGCAAAACATCTTCCAGTGTCATTGCCGCTTTTGATGTGGGTGTTGTTCCCGGATATGCTTATGTGCGCAGATGGCGTATGTTCCAATTCGGAATAATGGGCGGTGTGGGATTGGTATTGCAATCCAAGATCTATACGTTTGATGAAACCACCCGGAGTTTTCTCGGACTAGCGCCGCGTGTGGATATTAAAATCATCGGCGGAATCAACAAACCGAAGTATTTCATCATGTTTGTGAGTGATTTCGACAACAAATCGATTTCTTTCAATGATTTCAGGTACAAGCAAACGTATTACTTCCTGAAACTGGTTGGCGGGGTCCGTTTAAATGTGAGTAAGAAAAAAGAAGCCCGGGAAGCTGCTGAGAAAAGAGCGAAAGAAACTACGAAGTAA